The window CCGCCCAGCCCTTCGTGCTCAATACGCGCGTAATCGCCGCCGTCAGCGTGGTCTTCCCGTGGTCAACGTGACCAATGGTCCCCACGTTGACGTGCGGTTTTGTACGTACAAATTTTTCCTTCGCCATAATTCCTCACTCCTCTTTCGCGTCTACTTTACTTCCGACGACCACTCATGACTTCTTCAGCCAGGTTCTGCGGCAACGGCGCGTAGTGGTCGAATTCCATCGTGAACGACCCACGACCACTTGTGCGCGAGCGCAAGTTGGTCGCGTAACCAAACATTTCTGACAGCGGAACCAGCGCGCGGATCGCCGTCACACCTTCACCGCGCGGTTCCATCCCCTCAATCTGACCACGGCGGCTGCTCAGGTCCCCAATCACGTCGCCCGTGTATTCATCGGGCACCGTCACTTCCACTTTCATGATGGGTTCCAGCAACACCGGGCCAGCCTTCGGCACGGCTTCCTTCAAAGCCAACGAACCGGCAATCTTGAAGGCCATTTCGCTGGAGTCCACTTCGTGGTACGAACCATCCACCAGCGTGGCCTTGATGTCCACCATGGGATAGCCGGCAATCACGCCGCTTTCCATGGCTTCCTTAATCCCCTGCTCGACCGCCGGGATGTACTCCTTCGGAATAGCACCACCGACAATCTTGTTCTCGAAAACGAAGCCTTCACCACGCGGCAGCGGTTCAAATTCAACAACCGCATGCCCGTACTGACCACGACCACCCGTCTGGCGCACGAAACGCCCTTCGGCGCGCACCGGACGCGTAATCGTTTCACGATACGCCACCTGTGGGCGCCCCACGTTCGCCTGGACTTTGAATTCACGGTGCAGACGGTCCACAATCACTTCCAGGTGCAGCTCACCCATCCCGGAGATAAGTGTCTGCCCGGTTTCGTGGTCAGTCTGCACACGGAACGTTGGGTCCTCTTCCGCCAGGCGGCGCAAGGCATCACCCAACTTGTCCTGGTCAGCCTTCGTCTTCGGCTCAATCGCAATCGAGATAACGGGCTCAGGGAATTTGATGCTTTCCAGCACAATCGGGTCGTTGGGGTCGCACAACGTATCACCTGTGAAGGTGTTTTTCGGCCCCAACACTGCCCCGATGTCACCCGCCATAATCACGTCAATTTCTTCGCGGTGGTTGGCGTGCATGCGCATCAAGCGACCAATGCGCTCTTTCTTGCCCTGGGTGCTGTTGAGCACCGTTTCACCACTACGCAACGCACCACTGTACACGCGCACATACGCCAGACGACCAACGTAGGGGTCAGTCACAATCTTGAACGCCAAAGCCGCCAACGGCTCGTTGGGGTCCGCCTTGCGTGTGATAACAGCCTCAGGGTCATCAGGGTCAGCACCCGGGCGGAAACCGCGCACAGGCGGAATATCCACCGGCGAGGGCAGATAATCCACCACCGCGTCCAGCACGGGCTGCACACCCTTGTTCTTCAAGGCCGAACCACAGAGCACCGGCACCAACTGGCGGCTAATGGTAGCGGCGCGCAGCGCCTTCTTGATTTCGGCCGGCGTGATTTCTTCCCCTTCGAGGTACTTCAACGTCAGTTCCTCATCGGTTTCCGCCACGGCCTCAATCAGGCGCTCGCGGTATTCCGCCGCTTTCTCGGCCAATTCAGCCGGGATGTCGGTATCTTCACTGCGCGTTCCCAGGTCGTCCACATAAATAATGGCGCGGTTGTTCACGAGGTCCACAACACCCACGAACGAATCTTCCGCGCCAATGGGCAACTGCACGGGGATGGGGTTGGCTTTCAAGCGCTCGCGAATCATCTCGACGGTGCGCTCGAAGTTCGCCCCCATGCGGTCCATCTTGTTGACGAAACAAATGCGGGGCACGCCGTAGCGGTCAGCCTGGCGCCACACCGTTTCCGATTGCGGCTCCACACCCGCCACAGCGTCAAACACCACCACACCACCGTCGAGCACACGCAGCGAGCGCTGCACTTCAACTGTGAAGTCAATGTGCCCCGGGGTGTCAATAATGTTGATTTGGTGCCCACGCCAGAACGTTGTCGTCGAAGCCGCGGTAATCGTAATACCGCGTTCGCGCTCCTGCTCCATCCAGTCCATCGTCGCGGCGCCTTCGTGCACCTCGCCGATGCGGTGAATCTTCTGGGTGTAGAACAGGATACGCTCGGTCGTCGTCGTCTTCCCGGCGTCAATATGGGCAATCACCCCGATATTGCGAATTTTCGTAATGTCGTACTGCTGACTCATCTCTCCACTCTCATTCTCTCGGCATTACCAGCGGAAGTGGCTATACGCCTTGTTCGCTTCCGCCATGCGGTGCACTTCTTCCTTCTTCCGCACCGCCGCGCCGGTGTTGTTGTATGCGTCTACAAGTTCAGCGGCCAATTTTTCGGCGAACGAACGCCCATTGCGGGCACGCGCGGCCTGCACCAGCCAGCGCAAAGCCAGCGACACACGACGTTCAGGGCGCACTTCCATCGGCACCTGATACGTCGAGCCACCCACACGCCGCGGGCGCACTTCCAACAGCGGCGTCACATTTTTGACAGCCTGCTCAAAAACTTCGAGCGGTGGCTTGTTCAAGCGCTCCGACGCCATATCGAACGCCTGGTACACCAAGCGCTGCGCCAGACTCTTCTTGCCGCCAATCATCACCTTGTTGATGAGGCGCGCCACCAACTCACTATTGTATTTCGGGTCGGGTTGAACGGGCCGACGTGGGGCCCTTCCGCGTCTCGGCATTTTTCACCCCTCGACTTTCTTACAAATTCATACTTCCGTCTTTCGACAACAAAAATCCCTCGCGTGGGCTCGACCGCAGACTTCACCCCAGCCGTTTTCAAGCGGCTGCCGCGAGGGATTCCAGATTCACTCTGTGCAGCGCCGATGCGCTGTTCCCTAAGCCTGCGGTTCTTATAGCCCAACGGCTACAGCGGAACCGACACGTTACTTACCCTTCTTCGTGCCGTACTTGCTACGACTCCGCTTACGTCCTTCAACACCACCAGCGTCCAACGTCCCACGGACGATGTGGTAGCGCACACCGGGCAAGTCCTTCACACGACCACCGCGCACAAGCACCACAGAGTGCTCCTGCAAGCGGTGCCCTTCACCCGGAATGTAGGCCGTCACTTCAATACCGTTCGTCAAGCGCACACGGGCAATCTTGCGCAATGCCGAGTTCGGCTTCTTCGGCGTCATCGTACGCACAACCGTGCAGACGCCACGCTTTTGCGGCGAACCTTTCGGCAAGCGCACACGCTTCCCTTTCAGCGCGTTGTACGTGTATTGAAGCGCGGGAGCCTTACTCTTCTTCTTTGTCTTTTTGCGGCCTTTTCGGACCAACTGGTTGATCGTCGGCACTGCTCAACTCCCACTCTTTGGTCTGAATTTCGTCTCGACTCGGTCTTCTTCACACAACGAACGGCCTCGCGGGACGATGCGGGCCGTTCTTCGTTTCACAAATTCCACACAGGGATTTGTTGCCCTTCCGGGCTCACAGCCGCGTACTATAGCATATCACGAAGTTTTGTCAAATGCTTTTTCTTTGTGAACGGGAGACGGTGTGGGGGCGGTCTGTTCACGCCACCGCCCCCACGGAAGACGCTTAGGAATCGAGGTTGGGCAACCCGGAAAGGTTGAGCCCACCAAAGCCCAGTTTGGGCACTGGTTCTTCCTTGACTTCCTTGACACCCAAGGGGATGCGCTGGTCGTTCTCATCAATCACTTCGACGCTCAAGCCGAGGCTTTGCAGCTCCTTGACCAGCACGCGGAACGATTCGGGAATGCCCGGCTCGCCAATCGGTTCACCCTTGACAATGGCTTCGTATGTCTTCGTGCGGCCTGTGACGTCGTCCGACTTGACGGTGAGCATTTCTTGCAGGGTGTAGGCGGCGCCATAGGCTTCCAGCGCCCAGACTTCCATTTCACCGAAGCGCTGACCACCGAATTGGGCTTTCCCACCGAGCGGCTGTTGCGTGACCAGGCTGTACGGCCCCGTCGAACGGGCGTGCACCTTGTCCTCGACGAGGTGCGCCAGTTTGAGCATGAAAATGACACCGACCGTTACGGGCTGGTCGTATGGTTCGCCGGTCTTGCCGTCGTAGAGAATTTGCTTGCCGCTGATGGGCAAGGGCCACCCGGTTTCCTGGCTCACTTCACGCGCCAGCGGGATGACGTCGTCATCTTCACCCAACGCCTGCAAGCGGTCGCCATACCCACGGTGCTCGATCCAGAGGCGCAACCCCACCTGGATGGCTTTTTCATCGGCGGCATGGCGTTCTTCAAGGGAGCGCGGGTCGTCTTCCCACACCAGCAGACTATCGGGGTCGTAGCCCTTTTCTTGCAGCCAGAGGTGCAACCAGGCGCGGCGCATGGCCGTGCGGTCTTGCAACACTTCGTCAGGGTTGGGCCACTCCGCTTCGACCAGTTTTTCGTAGAGGTACAATTGCCGCGCTTCGTGGTCGTCCCACAACTGGCTGAAATCGAAGTCCTGTTCTTTGAGCCAGGCAATGGCGCGCTCGGTCAGATCCAGCCAGGCGCGGTCAATCATCCAGGCGCGCGCCAATTCGGCGGCGATTTCGTCTTCCGTCGCACCGTCGAACACGGGGGTAATCGCGCGGAACCCAAGGCGCGATGCCGCCCAGCCAAGGTGTGTTTCCAAAATCTGCCCGATGTTCATACGCCCGGGCACGCCCAACGGGTTGAGGATAATTTCGACGGGCGTCCCGTCTTCCAGATAGGGCATGTCCTCGATGGGCACCACCTTGGAAATGACACCCTTGTTCCCGTGGCGACCAGCCATCTTGTCACCCTCGGTAATCTTGCGCACCTGGGCGACGCTGACGCGCACCATCTGTTCGACGCCCACGGGTAGCTCGCTGTGGGTCTCACGCGTGAATTCTTGCACATCCACAACCTTCCCGCGTTCACCGTGCGGCAGGCGCAGGGACGAGTCCTTGACTTCGCGAGCTTTTTCACCAAAGATGGCGCGCAGCAATTTTTCTTCGGGCGTCAGTTCAGTTTCACCCTTGGGGGTCACCTTCCCTACGAGGATATCGCCGGGACCAACTTCGGCGCCGATGCGAATGATACCGCGCTCGTCCAGGTTCTTGAGCTGGTCTTCACCCACGTTGGGGATGTCGCGCGTGATTTCTTCGGGACCCAGTTTGGTATCGCGGGCTTCGACTTCGTGCTTCTCGATGTGAATCGAGGTGTACTTGTCACGGCGCACAAGGTCTTCGCTGATGAGAATGGCGTCCTCGTAGTTGCCGCCTTCCCACGAAATGAACGCCACCAAAACGTTCTGCCCCAATGCGAGCTCGCCGCCCTCAGTTGAGCTGGAATCGGCAAGCACGTCGCCCTTCTTGACCCACTGCCCCTTGTAGACGATGGGGCGCTGGTCAATGGTCGTGCTCTGGTTGGAGCGCGAGAAACGGCGCAGTTTGTAGGTTTCGAGGTTGCCATCCATTTCGCGCACAACAATGCGCTCGCTGGTGACGCTAATCACCTGCCCATCGGCGCGGGCAAGCACTACCTGCCCCGAATCGCGAGCGGCGGGTGCTTCAACGCCCGTCCCCACAATGGGCGCATCGGCAGATACCAGTGGCACTGCCTGGCGCTGCATGTTCGAGCCCATGAGCGCGCGGTTGGCGTCGTCGTGTTCCAGGAAGGGAATGAGTGACGCCGAGACACCCACCACCTGCTTGGGCGACACGTCCATGTAGTCCACTGTGTAGATGCTGTCGCGGCGGAAGTCTTTCCCACGGCGCACCGAGGCGCGGTCGTTGATGAAATAGCCTTCGGCGTCCAGGCGCGAGTTGGCTTGTGCGATGGTGTATTGTTCCTCTCTATCCGCCGTCAAGTACTCAATTTCATTTGTCACCTTGGGGCGAATCTTAATGGTCGGGCGGTCAAGTTTCGCCAGGCGCTCGGCTTGTTCCTTGGTTGCCTTCTGCCCGGCTTCGATGATGGGGTCGCCCGTTTCGGGATCGAGGATGGTATCACGCACAATCAAGCCCACAACCGAGACGCCATCGTTGGGAACTTCCTTCAACACTTTGCGATAGGGCGTCTCAATGAAGCCGTAATCGTTGACGCGCGCATACGTCGCCAGGCGGCCGATCAGACCAATGTTGGGCCCTTCTGGCGTTTCGATGGGGCAAATACGCCCATAGTGCGAGTGGTGAACGTCGCGCACGTCGAAGCCGGCGCGCTCACGCTTCAACCCACCAGGCCCTAACGCACTCAGCGTGCGCTTGTGCGTCAATTCCGAAAGCGGGTTGGTTTGTTCCATGAACTGGCTCAGCTGTGAACCGCCAAAGAATTCACGCACGGCGGCCACAACCGGGCGAATGTTCACCAGCGAAACGGGGCTGATCTGTTCCGGGTCGCGGGTGCTCATGCGTTCACGCACCACGCGCTCCATGCGCATCAAGCCAATGCGCAGTTGGTTCTGCAAGAGTTCGCCCACCGTCTTCACACGGCGGTTGCCCAGGTGGTCAATTTCTTCGGGCTCAATTTCGCCGTTGTT of the Ardenticatena maritima genome contains:
- a CDS encoding DNA-directed RNA polymerase subunit beta, whose product is MPMKKKKYAAIPEVLPLPNLIEIQKKSYQWFLEEGLRELFDEISPIDSYNGTLSLEFGDYRFEDPKYSEEECRIMDLTYAAPMWVNVRLINKETGEIQEQDVYMGEFPMMTPKGTFIFNGAERVVVSQLIRSPNVYFSLEEERTSGRELASAKVIPNRGAWLEFETSKRDVISVKVDRKRKIPATIFLRALALVPDGTHDTPLLTEGTDEELWALLGDVDNNPDHQYLQATLERDPTHNAEEALVEFYKKMRPGDPATVENAVSYIKSLFFDERRYDLGRVGRYKVNNTLGVDVPLDRRMLTHKDIFAIVRRLIQINNGEIEPEEIDHLGNRRVKTVGELLQNQLRIGLMRMERVVRERMSTRDPEQISPVSLVNIRPVVAAVREFFGGSQLSQFMEQTNPLSELTHKRTLSALGPGGLKRERAGFDVRDVHHSHYGRICPIETPEGPNIGLIGRLATYARVNDYGFIETPYRKVLKEVPNDGVSVVGLIVRDTILDPETGDPIIEAGQKATKEQAERLAKLDRPTIKIRPKVTNEIEYLTADREEQYTIAQANSRLDAEGYFINDRASVRRGKDFRRDSIYTVDYMDVSPKQVVGVSASLIPFLEHDDANRALMGSNMQRQAVPLVSADAPIVGTGVEAPAARDSGQVVLARADGQVISVTSERIVVREMDGNLETYKLRRFSRSNQSTTIDQRPIVYKGQWVKKGDVLADSSSTEGGELALGQNVLVAFISWEGGNYEDAILISEDLVRRDKYTSIHIEKHEVEARDTKLGPEEITRDIPNVGEDQLKNLDERGIIRIGAEVGPGDILVGKVTPKGETELTPEEKLLRAIFGEKAREVKDSSLRLPHGERGKVVDVQEFTRETHSELPVGVEQMVRVSVAQVRKITEGDKMAGRHGNKGVISKVVPIEDMPYLEDGTPVEIILNPLGVPGRMNIGQILETHLGWAASRLGFRAITPVFDGATEDEIAAELARAWMIDRAWLDLTERAIAWLKEQDFDFSQLWDDHEARQLYLYEKLVEAEWPNPDEVLQDRTAMRRAWLHLWLQEKGYDPDSLLVWEDDPRSLEERHAADEKAIQVGLRLWIEHRGYGDRLQALGEDDDVIPLAREVSQETGWPLPISGKQILYDGKTGEPYDQPVTVGVIFMLKLAHLVEDKVHARSTGPYSLVTQQPLGGKAQFGGQRFGEMEVWALEAYGAAYTLQEMLTVKSDDVTGRTKTYEAIVKGEPIGEPGIPESFRVLVKELQSLGLSVEVIDENDQRIPLGVKEVKEEPVPKLGFGGLNLSGLPNLDS
- the rpsL gene encoding 30S ribosomal protein S12, whose protein sequence is MPTINQLVRKGRKKTKKKSKAPALQYTYNALKGKRVRLPKGSPQKRGVCTVVRTMTPKKPNSALRKIARVRLTNGIEVTAYIPGEGHRLQEHSVVLVRGGRVKDLPGVRYHIVRGTLDAGGVEGRKRSRSKYGTKKGK
- a CDS encoding GTP-binding protein — encoded protein: MAKEKFVRTKPHVNVGTIGHVDHGKTTLTAAITRVLSTKGWA
- the rpsG gene encoding 30S ribosomal protein S7, with translation MPRRGRAPRRPVQPDPKYNSELVARLINKVMIGGKKSLAQRLVYQAFDMASERLNKPPLEVFEQAVKNVTPLLEVRPRRVGGSTYQVPMEVRPERRVSLALRWLVQAARARNGRSFAEKLAAELVDAYNNTGAAVRKKEEVHRMAEANKAYSHFRW
- the fusA gene encoding elongation factor G; the encoded protein is MSQQYDITKIRNIGVIAHIDAGKTTTTERILFYTQKIHRIGEVHEGAATMDWMEQERERGITITAASTTTFWRGHQINIIDTPGHIDFTVEVQRSLRVLDGGVVVFDAVAGVEPQSETVWRQADRYGVPRICFVNKMDRMGANFERTVEMIRERLKANPIPVQLPIGAEDSFVGVVDLVNNRAIIYVDDLGTRSEDTDIPAELAEKAAEYRERLIEAVAETDEELTLKYLEGEEITPAEIKKALRAATISRQLVPVLCGSALKNKGVQPVLDAVVDYLPSPVDIPPVRGFRPGADPDDPEAVITRKADPNEPLAALAFKIVTDPYVGRLAYVRVYSGALRSGETVLNSTQGKKERIGRLMRMHANHREEIDVIMAGDIGAVLGPKNTFTGDTLCDPNDPIVLESIKFPEPVISIAIEPKTKADQDKLGDALRRLAEEDPTFRVQTDHETGQTLISGMGELHLEVIVDRLHREFKVQANVGRPQVAYRETITRPVRAEGRFVRQTGGRGQYGHAVVEFEPLPRGEGFVFENKIVGGAIPKEYIPAVEQGIKEAMESGVIAGYPMVDIKATLVDGSYHEVDSSEMAFKIAGSLALKEAVPKAGPVLLEPIMKVEVTVPDEYTGDVIGDLSSRRGQIEGMEPRGEGVTAIRALVPLSEMFGYATNLRSRTSGRGSFTMEFDHYAPLPQNLAEEVMSGRRK